In the Solanum pennellii chromosome 5, SPENNV200 genome, one interval contains:
- the LOC107018796 gene encoding tubulin-folding cofactor C, translating to MEEDDNLPAAAAAADSALQRKHAAMIERLSNSHQSRLARKPNSESNSTFISTSSFLSRFSESKNSIESTLSRIRQTPDPHSNPTLKSELDNVSISIADLEKLVAENSFSLPSYEVRTCLKTITDLKQLVEHVTSEVIPRKKFSFKNKSTKKITTQNDTVSEVPNVESKDSVLRVLDSPGFRGKENEVLVKEFGRGNDEEIREFVLSELKGCDVRLMGSVRALFVHKLIDCKVYVGPVFGSVLIEEVTNCVFVMASHQIRIHQAKRCDFYLRVRSRPIIEDSDGVRFAPYCLKYEGIEKDLEEANLGEETGNWSNVDDFKWLRAVQSPNWSILPENERVGTVDISSREPKI from the coding sequence ATGGAAGAAGACGATAATCTCCCGGCGGCGGCGGCGGCGGCGGATTCCGCTCTCCAACGGAAGCATGCGGCGATGATCGAGCGCCTTTCGAACTCACACCAATCCCGTTTGGCTCGCAAACCTAATTCGGAATCGAACTCTACGTTCATCTCCACAAGTTCCTTTCTTTCTCGTTTCTCCGAATCCAAAAACTCCATTGAATCCACACTCTCTCGCATCCGTCAAACGCCTGATCCGCATTCCAATCCGACTCTTAAATCCGAACTCGACAACGTCTCAATATCCATCGCAGATCTCGAAAAACTCGTCGCTGAAAACTCCTTTTCCCTACCATCCTACGAAGTCCGTACATGCCTCAAAACTATAACCGATCTAAAACAATTAGTCGAACACGTTACGAGCGAAGTAATCCCAAGGAAGAAATTCTCTTTCAAAAACAAATCAACGAAGAAAATCACAACGCAGAACGACACCGTATCAGAAGTTCCAAATGTGGAATCAAAGGATTCAGTGTTAAGGGTTTTGGATTCACCAGGGTTTAGGGGCAAAGAAAATGAGGTATTAGTGAAGGAATTCGGTAGGGGTAATGATGAAGAGATTAGGGAATTTGTTTTATCAGAATTAAAGGGTTGTGATGTGAGATTAATGGGGAGTGTGAGGGCATTGTTTGTGCATAAACTGATAGATTGTAAGGTATATGTTGGACCTGTTTTTGGGTCAGTGTTGATTGAAGAAGTGACAAACTGTGTGTTCGTTATGGCATCACATCAGATTCGGATTCATCAAGCTAAAAGATGTGATTTTTATCTTCGAGTGAGGAGTAGACCGATAATCGAGGATAGTGATGGTGTAAGGTTTGCACCGTATTGCTTAAAGTATGAAGGGATTGAGAAGGATCTTGAGGAAGCTAATCTTGGTGAGGAAACTGGGAATTGGTCGAATGTAGATGATTTTAAGTGGTTAAGAGCTGTGCAGTCTCCAAATTGGTCAATTTTGCCGGAAAATGAACGCGTTGGCACAGTTGATATTTCAAGTCGAGAACCAAAAATTTGA